The following are encoded together in the Clostridia bacterium genome:
- a CDS encoding ABC transporter ATP-binding protein, with protein MSRSAGLDTRAAPSCESTPVTISSGVEVSAVESLAPTAGPPASELAVTARGLTKRYGEFVAVRGIDFDVRRGECFGFLGPNGAGKSSTMRMLYGRTEVSGGRLTVLGLDAARDSRQIKLRVGVVPQESNLDSELTVRENLELFARFYGMTRAEARRRADRWLAFVGLQEVAAQRVDELSGGMQRRLVIARALLHEPELVVLDEPTTGLDPAARHAIWQKLQQLKESGVTLILTTHYMDEAHRLCNRLVVMDHGRILAEGPPQSLVEEHVGQSAIELPADWHEAHGAALPAALVRRQLRIGSAVFLYTDDAPSLLEKLHASPQPPRYLARQTNLEDVFLALTGRDLDDDAGDLHLRAAGMAPSAL; from the coding sequence CCACGGCCGGCCCGCCTGCTTCCGAGCTCGCCGTCACGGCCCGCGGCCTGACGAAGCGCTACGGGGAGTTCGTGGCCGTCCGCGGCATCGACTTCGACGTGCGCCGCGGGGAGTGCTTCGGTTTCCTCGGCCCCAACGGCGCCGGCAAGAGCTCCACGATGCGCATGCTGTACGGCCGCACGGAGGTTTCCGGCGGCCGGCTCACCGTGCTCGGCCTCGACGCCGCGCGGGACTCGCGCCAGATCAAGCTCAGGGTGGGCGTCGTCCCGCAGGAGTCCAACCTCGACAGCGAGCTCACCGTGCGGGAGAACCTCGAGCTGTTCGCCCGATTCTACGGCATGACGCGCGCGGAGGCGCGCCGTCGCGCCGACCGCTGGCTGGCGTTCGTCGGCCTGCAGGAGGTGGCCGCCCAGCGCGTCGACGAGCTGTCCGGAGGCATGCAGCGGCGCCTCGTGATCGCACGGGCGCTCCTGCACGAGCCGGAACTCGTCGTCCTCGACGAGCCCACCACCGGCCTCGACCCGGCCGCCCGCCACGCCATCTGGCAGAAGCTGCAGCAGCTCAAGGAGAGCGGCGTCACGCTGATCCTGACGACGCACTACATGGACGAGGCGCACCGCCTGTGCAACCGCCTCGTCGTGATGGACCACGGCCGGATCCTCGCCGAGGGGCCGCCGCAGAGCCTTGTGGAGGAGCACGTCGGCCAAAGCGCCATCGAGCTGCCCGCCGACTGGCACGAGGCCCACGGCGCAGCGTTGCCGGCCGCGCTCGTCCGCCGGCAGCTCCGCATCGGGAGCGCCGTCTTCCTGTACACCGACGACGCGCCGTCGCTGCTGGAGAAGCTTCACGCCTCGCCGCAACCGCCGCGGTACCTGGCGCGCCAGACGAACCTCGAGGACGTGTTCCTCGCGCTGACGGGGAGGGACCTCGACGACGATGCCGGCGACCTTCACCTCCGCGCGGCGGGCATGGCCCCTTCCGCGCTTTGA
- a CDS encoding ABC transporter permease, whose amino-acid sequence MPATFTSARRAWPLPRFDWQAWRVWERNAIAWLKIYKTSVLLNFGEPFMNLLALGFGLGTYVTSLDNVPFAAYIGPGLLASTVMMGVTFDMAFSGFNRLHREGVYDAMITGPLSVEAIAGGEYLWECTRALLYGSTFLLVLVALGLVRSWLAVWVLPLMILPGLIFTSPALVVAAAARLEDHLFYYFTLVITPMFMFSGIFFPVSNLPALAQKVIWFTPLYHLVNVTRALTLGQLSPGWWHDLLWLFAAALIALPWPVVALRRKLLDA is encoded by the coding sequence ATGCCGGCGACCTTCACCTCCGCGCGGCGGGCATGGCCCCTTCCGCGCTTTGACTGGCAGGCCTGGCGGGTCTGGGAGCGGAACGCCATCGCCTGGCTGAAGATCTACAAGACCAGCGTGCTGCTCAACTTCGGCGAGCCGTTCATGAACCTGCTGGCCCTGGGGTTCGGCCTGGGGACCTACGTCACGTCGCTGGACAACGTGCCGTTCGCCGCGTACATCGGCCCGGGCCTGCTCGCGTCCACGGTGATGATGGGCGTCACCTTCGACATGGCCTTCTCCGGCTTCAACCGCCTGCACCGCGAGGGCGTCTACGACGCGATGATCACCGGTCCGCTCAGCGTCGAGGCGATCGCCGGCGGCGAGTATCTGTGGGAGTGCACGCGTGCGCTCCTGTACGGGTCGACGTTCCTTCTCGTGCTCGTGGCCCTGGGGCTGGTCCGGTCGTGGCTGGCCGTGTGGGTCCTGCCGCTCATGATCCTGCCCGGCCTCATCTTCACCTCGCCGGCGCTGGTCGTGGCGGCCGCGGCGCGGCTGGAGGATCATCTCTTCTACTACTTCACGCTCGTGATCACGCCGATGTTCATGTTCTCCGGCATCTTCTTCCCCGTCAGCAATCTGCCCGCCCTGGCGCAGAAGGTCATCTGGTTCACGCCGCTCTATCACCTCGTCAACGTCACGCGCGCGCTGACGCTCGGGCAGCTCTCGCCGGGCTGGTGGCACGACCTGCTCTGGCTCTTCGCCGCCGCGCTAATCGCGTTGCCCTGGCCCGTCGTGGCCCTGCGCCGCAAGCTCCTCGACGCGTGA